Part of the Spinacia oleracea cultivar Varoflay chromosome 5, BTI_SOV_V1, whole genome shotgun sequence genome, CCCGTAACTGGCCTTTTTTATGACGAGGTCGTCCCTTCTGCCGTTGAATTGGAAGGCTCCGACGATGAGCACAGTCTATACCTCCCTTACAGTTGCAAATATTTGTTTATGGCTTTGCATTATCTTTCTGAGAAACACAAGGTGACAACCATAACGTTCGAGACTTGGTGTGATTTTTGGTTTCGCGGTGCATCAAAGTATTTCTTGGCATCTGGCAACAAAAAGTCTGTCCTTCCAACACTTATGAAAGACTTCAGCTCCTTTAATGGTCCTCGATCGTGGAGTCATAAGATGTGCGAAGCCTTTCGCATCCTACGGATTCCTGAAGCGCATCATCGACAAACATATTTGGCTGCCTTTCTCTCATGTTGGCTTTGTGCCTTTGTTTTGCCGGTGTCAGATTTGGGTTGCATCCGTCCTGGATCTTTCAAACCTGCGTCATTTCTTGCAAGTGGAAAAGAGACTTCTTTGGCGATCCCTGTTTTGGCGAGCATCTACCACGGATTGAGCAAAATTTCGAATTCTCCTACCCCAGGCAAACATCGCGAGTCCTTCCCTGCACAATATGTGTATGTCTGGACCGCTAAGTATTTTCGAAGTCATCACATCGTCACCTACGATTTTGTTGGTGCTCCCCTGGTTGGAATTCAAGGCCTTGACTCTGTCATAAAGTCTCCAGATGCTAAATCGCTAGTTTCTTCGGGTAAGGATTTCAATTGGCTTGCTAACTCAATTTGTGGTAATTCAGATGAGAAGCGTGAAGATGACAACCATCAACCAAAGCAATTCACAAACTTCTTCATTAGCATGCGGTCCTGTTTTCTGACCTTGAGGTTCGACAACAACTACGTGGTTGAGCCATACAGTCCTCATCGATTCGGTCGGCAATTCGGATTTCACCAAGATGTGCCAGGGGAATTAGTAGTCCAGACACAAAACATCACCCGAGAGCATATGTACTATCTTTTTCAGTCCAGCATTCGTCTGCATACTAGGGCTACCTTTTTGGTCCCTTGCCGCACGTTTAATGCCCAATCTCGAGTCACTCCAAGCTTCACAACATGGTGGAATTCGGTCGTTTCTTTAAATGCGGCTTATGCTTCAAGAACTCCTAGTCCAACAAATGTCAGGTCTAAGAAGAGAAAGGAGAGAAAGGGCGATGATCCTAACACTTCACCAAAAGACAAAGCTGCCAAGACTTCGGCTGCACCTCGCAAAGTTAGAGTCAGATTGCCTAAAAGTTCCACGATATCCTGTCCGCCCAAGGAAACATCTTCGAAAGGCAGGGACGAGAGTAGAAGACTAGCAAGCAGAGTTGTTAGTAATGAACCTTCCAATGACGAAAATGAACCTTCCAATGACGAACACGCAGGTGAACCTACAATTCTGGATGATATTTTCGCTGAAGATTATGGCCCTGAGCTATCGCCTGAAGAGATAGAGGTTCATTTCTTTACTTTGACATTCTCGTTTTCTTTTTAATTACTATTTTAATCCCCTTTATTTTTCACTTTTCAGAATCTTCAAAGCGATGCGAACATAGCAGTAGAGCTTACTGCTTGCGAGAATACATTTGTCTCCCTTCCCGAACAACAGTTCATTGATGATGTTGTCATTGATACTGCGCCAACCACAAGTGTTTCTACTGCTTCGACCGAGTCTCCTTCTTTTAATGCTCAAGACATGATCACTAAGGCGACCAACAGGGCGGACCGATATGCTGCAAGCTTGATGATTAATGAAATAAAGGACAAGTTGATGAAGACTCCTTTAGCCAAGGTTCATGAACTAGCGCAGGAGTTTGAACAGGTTTTCTCCTATGTTCGTGATAAGAAGATCGACATCTGTGCAATCGAATCTTTTATCAAGGGGTATATTGGGTGCGGTTCTCAACTCCACCACGTTCGGCTAGGGAAACAGGGAGATCCCACTCTCAATGACTTGGAGCAACGATCTTTGGAGATAGAGACGAGCGTGCAGACAACTACAATTGCAGGGAAAGCAGAAGAGCGAATGCAAGCTCTTCATAAAGAGATAGATCAGATTCAGCAAGAACAAGCCGAACATAAAAGGAAGCTCAATGATTTAGCAGAACGAGCGGATAGACTTTTGCCTCTTATTTCAGAATCAGAAGAGAAGTTCCAAGGGTACGTCATACAGAAGAAAGAGCAAGAAAACTCACTCCTCATCATGAAGGAGAATATTGCTGCTGCGAAAGAGGTGGAGGCAAAGCTAGCGGAAGCTGAGAAACAATTTGGTGTTGCTCGTGATGCTTTGCAAGCCTTCAAATTTGAGCCGTAGTTCCGCCTTTCTTGTTACCATTGTTGCACTTGTTttcttttaattctttttttttttttagagacCAATTTGTTTTAAGAATTCCAAAATGCAATGAATAAGACTCGTCATTCTTCCTGTCAAAGATTTTTGTCATTGATTCCATATTCATTCAACTCATAGGAAACCAACAtgaaattttcatttatttatttagccGTTCACAGTTTATACTCTTGCGGGCCAGGAGTAGTACAAAAATGGGAGAGATTTTTTGGTGTGGCTGGACTTAAAGTTAGTGATTCCTTCAAGCTGCCTACGTACTTATGAAATGAATAAATTCACTCCATAAGATCAAGCCAACGTAGTTCCTTTAAagcaaaaataatttatttattttttttttttttttctgacgtCGTTTGCTGACGTCATTTCcggaatatatatattttttttttttagtcagTTGCAGTTTAGCCTCGTGCTTGGGAGGTTACAATGTTGCACAACTTCAAGGGTAGTAACGCTTCAAAAATTTGCCGTTGATAGGGCCTATGCGCAGTCCTTCTGCATCAACGATCTTGTAAGCTCCATTTGTGTAGACTTCCTGGACAACGTA contains:
- the LOC130460677 gene encoding uncharacterized protein isoform X1, translating into MVHFKYHDTPGEETLSLMEDANSVDGAHFRSFLPVIGPFANINSSTEFSGPKSWYKESRDVNAFGGKTPKPVLVASHHRPCDEACSFQTLSTRLSRKETKWSSSPKFGVEPTYIPLYWEWLEDVLHHSRRTLASTHILDAVYASMYIYKCNSPVMQAFCESWCPTTNTLHTLVGEMSISLWDIYDLGGLPVTGLFYDEVVPSAVELEGSDDEHSLYLPYSCKYLFMALHYLSEKHKVTTITFETWCDFWFRGASKYFLASGNKKSVLPTLMKDFSSFNGPRSWSHKMCEAFRILRIPEAHHRQTYLAAFLSCWLCAFVLPVSDLGCIRPGSFKPASFLASGKETSLAIPVLASIYHGLSKISNSPTPGKHRESFPAQYVYVWTAKYFRSHHIVTYDFVGAPLVGIQGLDSVIKSPDAKSLVSSGKDFNWLANSICGNSDEKREDDNHQPKQFTNFFISMRSCFLTLRFDNNYVVEPYSPHRFGRQFGFHQDVPGELVVQTQNITREHMYYLFQSSIRLHTRATFLVPCRTFNAQSRVTPSFTTWWNSVVSLNAAYASRTPSPTNVRSKKRKERKGDDPNTSPKDKAAKTSAAPRKVRVRLPKSSTISCPPKETSSKGRDESRRLASRVVSNEPSNDENEPSNDEHAGEPTILDDIFAEDYGPELSPEEIENLQSDANIAVELTACENTFVSLPEQQFIDDVVIDTAPTTSVSTASTESPSFNAQDMITKATNRADRYAASLMINEIKDKLMKTPLAKVHELAQEFEQVFSYVRDKKIDICAIESFIKGYIGCGSQLHHVRLGKQGDPTLNDLEQRSLEIETSVQTTTIAGKAEERMQALHKEIDQIQQEQAEHKRKLNDLAERADRLLPLISESEEKFQGYVIQKKEQENSLLIMKENIAAAKEVEAKLAEAEKQFGVARDALQAFKFEP
- the LOC130460677 gene encoding uncharacterized protein isoform X2; translated protein: MAFCESWCPTTNTLHTLVGEMSISLWDIYDLGGLPVTGLFYDEVVPSAVELEGSDDEHSLYLPYSCKYLFMALHYLSEKHKVTTITFETWCDFWFRGASKYFLASGNKKSVLPTLMKDFSSFNGPRSWSHKMCEAFRILRIPEAHHRQTYLAAFLSCWLCAFVLPVSDLGCIRPGSFKPASFLASGKETSLAIPVLASIYHGLSKISNSPTPGKHRESFPAQYVYVWTAKYFRSHHIVTYDFVGAPLVGIQGLDSVIKSPDAKSLVSSGKDFNWLANSICGNSDEKREDDNHQPKQFTNFFISMRSCFLTLRFDNNYVVEPYSPHRFGRQFGFHQDVPGELVVQTQNITREHMYYLFQSSIRLHTRATFLVPCRTFNAQSRVTPSFTTWWNSVVSLNAAYASRTPSPTNVRSKKRKERKGDDPNTSPKDKAAKTSAAPRKVRVRLPKSSTISCPPKETSSKGRDESRRLASRVVSNEPSNDENEPSNDEHAGEPTILDDIFAEDYGPELSPEEIENLQSDANIAVELTACENTFVSLPEQQFIDDVVIDTAPTTSVSTASTESPSFNAQDMITKATNRADRYAASLMINEIKDKLMKTPLAKVHELAQEFEQVFSYVRDKKIDICAIESFIKGYIGCGSQLHHVRLGKQGDPTLNDLEQRSLEIETSVQTTTIAGKAEERMQALHKEIDQIQQEQAEHKRKLNDLAERADRLLPLISESEEKFQGYVIQKKEQENSLLIMKENIAAAKEVEAKLAEAEKQFGVARDALQAFKFEP